The stretch of DNA CCACGGCTTTCACATTAAGAAGGACGGCAACCCTTCGCCCGTGTGAATGACAGCTGGGTGCCGCCACGCGTGCGTATTAATGTTGGGCGACGGAGGTAGGTGGACGGCCTCCACGCGTCCCCGAGGCGGGCGAGGAGCAAGCACGTGCCGGTCCGTTCGGCGTCCGTGTGGACGCAAACCGGGCGCATGTTTGCGCCGGAAATAGGGCGGGCCGGACGCTAAACGGACATAAAATGCGGATGCAGCTGCGCGTTGGGCTAAGCCATCTGTCCGTTTAGACCCAAATGGAGAAGCGCCGACATGATGGTGTCACgcgttggagttggcctaaaAGAACTAGGGGACAAGTCTTGGCTCGGTCGGCAATTGATGTGCCGTTGGATGTGACCGCTCACAGTGCACTGCCGTTCGTTCATCGGCTTTTTTTAGCAACCGTTCGTTCACCGGCAGCACCTGTGGCCCATGGACCATGCGCGCACATGAAGTCACCCGCTCGGCCATTCTGAAGGCGCGCATGGCGGCTGATCTGTCATGCCTCGATTTGCCATGCTAGCTCACCGTGCTACCTCCTTTGTCGGCGTCGCCGCATCCCGCAGGCGCCTCCGTGGCCCGCGTAGTGAAGAGCCGTCGGCCCCTCCCAGCTCCCGCCGAGTGATCGTGTGGTCTGCCACAACCACGGCGCAGATCGCCGAGCAAACGCGGCGGGCCGCGGTGGTGAGGGCGGGAAATGCAGGGCCACGGCGATGATGTCGACGGAGAGTAACGGCGGGGCAGGGCAGTGGTAGCCGGCGGGGCCGTGCGCCCGATAAGGACAATGGCAGTGCCATTGATTGGGTGGTCGCAGAGAGCAGCAAAGGAGGGGAACGCTCCTTCGGCTTTTCCCCCGGTTAATTTTTCTAGCTTTATTGTGAGATTTTGGTGGTTATTAATTTTGTATGATGATCTGTTGATTATATATACATAATAATATATCAAATGTTTAGCTTCACAGCGATGCATCTAGATTACTGAACTGAATTTTGCAGGGTCGTCAGCATAAATATTGTTCTAGACCATGGTTCATCCGAACCTATGCTCAATGTCGTTGATCTCTGGAAAATATGAATAGGGATCTGTGCATAGTGATATAAGATATTGCATAGCGCCAACTGTTTAGGAAGATGGCGGGCATAGCTATGCATTGGCGCCCATAATTTAACGAATATCATGAGCCCTACATTGCTAAATAAGCCTATGCTCACATTATAGACAATAAAATATTCATGTTGCATGTAACACTGTCTTCATGTACTACAAAACACTGTTCACTGTATTGTTTATTGCTTGCTCTCTCCCAACTACATGCATGGAGtacattttcccattcataccaGTGCTGTGTTCTTactttgtaaaatgggcatataACTAGGATGCTCTAGTTTAACATGGTAATGTGTATATTTTCTAGGATGCTCACTTTGTAATACTAGTAGTATCCAACGGTTTATTACTCTCTTCGTTCGGAAATACTTGTCCCAAAAATGAataaaatggatgtatctataactaaagtAAGTCTAGATATAACCATTTCTAAGAAAATATTTTCGGACGGAGGAAGTACTCTTCTAGAAAAAAAAAAGAGGCATCGAGGCAGGATGAGTCTGCATGGCCTATTTGGATCTTTCGCTTGTAAATTGTCAGAACTATCAATAAGTAATTTTATTCAGTCAGTCAAAAGAGATGACGGAGGTGGTTTACGTGTTTGTGTTTGCGAAGATATGCAGTATGTTTACATTTTCACACGTTCACATATCTACTTGTTTGTGAGTCTTTTTTAGCTTTTATATAAAAACTGCAGAACAAAACTCTGAAATTTGCTGTCTATTTTTTACAGGTTTTTCGCCTGTATTAATATGTCAGtgtttgtcagataaacaataatgacAACGCTcaatagaacaatgttttttaaTCCACGGCTCAAGTTTTTTTGTTGAGCAACATCCACGGCTTCAAGTGCTACGGTGCTTTGAGACGTGTGCCAGCCCACGGCTTCAAGTGCTACCATGCTTAGTGTGGGCTTGGAACGTTTAAGGCTTAACCAGGAATATTGAATTCAAACGGTGGCACAGATCTAGATGTGGAGGGAATGTAAATCGTAGGGTGTGGACCATGGGTTCGGCCGAACCATGGTCTTGAAAATCACCTCTTCGGTCATCAGGTCATCATCAGAATATAGGGCCGCAACGACGCTTATTGCTTCTTGGAGGTGTAGCTGTTTGTCCCTGACTTATACAATATACTAGTTAGGTGCCATTTGAAAGTTGGAATACCAAACACATAAATCACCCAAACATCTTTTATCATAATGGTCAATGCAGTGGCAATACAAATTTACATTTATCCACTTCATCCTACTTTTGGCTATGGTAGCAGAGCAGGGGGTGCAGAACATCTTATGAGACGACTAATGTGACGGGACCAAGGGACATGAAAGGAACCGCTTCGGTGGCATCTCCAATTCGTTGGTGCTCTTTTCCAAAATATGATAACAATCACCTTGCTCATCGTAGGACGGTTTCTGGGGTTAGTTTGTATGCGCCACAGGCCAACTAAGGtcatcattctcatggtctcttCACAGTCGCACATGACTTCACAACTTTGTACATGTTCTGCTATACTGTCATAAATCCAGTTTGGAAAATAGGCATCACTTGAGCTCTCTGTATTATCCTTTTCTTCGTTTATTCGCCCCCCTACCATTTCTAGAAGCATCATTCCATAGCTATAAACATCTCACTTTGTTGAAACGACACCAAAACCTCTAGAGAATAATTCTGGGAGCAATGAATCCAATGGTACCTCTCGCTTCAGCAACAGAGAGGATGCTATCCTTGAGGTGGCACAGTTTTGCTAAACAAAAATCTGCTATTTTTGGACTAAAATTTGATCTGCCATTTTGGAACAGAGAAACGGCCGGGGCGGCATCTCTAATTCACCCATGTTCACCTCTGAGATGGTTACACCGCCGCGCCGCATGTTTTGGCCGAGCAACCCAACAACACCAACCTGGCTGGCGATGAACTGCAGGGAGGTCTGGAGGACACAGGGTCGATCGAATACGGCATTAGCCAGAGTACTTGGCTAACCTATCATTCCTGTTTCCTAACTTAGTCCACGGTATGATCTGACTGCAATCTATATAGATGGCTCTGTCTAAGTCAGTCAAGTCTTTGTCTGCATCTAGTCCTCGTCTCCTCCTATGATTCACATGTGCAAAAAATATTAGTTACATGATAATGGCTTCAAAAGAAAATTCGCTGGTTTTCTTGAGAGTCTTAATGTTTGCTGAATTTATCAGATGTGCTGCTTCGGTTGATGGTTGAGGACCTCTAGTTTCGGTTGACGTGCTGCATACCGCCTACGGGCAGTGAGAACAGGTATGGGATGCATGGCCAGGTCCCCGCGTCTGCCCGGTTTGCAGCTCAAGGCCGTAACCATGAAAGCTCTTGCTACCAACAGGGACTGCTAACAATGACGGGAAGGCCATTGAGAAGATGACATGTAAGCTGAGTTGCTTCTGGGTTGTGTCATGTGCCCGTGGTGGGTGAGAACAGGAACGCGGACTATTTTGGCCATGCTTATTTTTCTCTGAGCCAACACGTTTGGTTGCTGCAACTGGTCAGCAACAGTTGCAAGGCAACCCAACTGTTGGAAAGGCAACTCTACAGGACAGTAATTACATTCTAAAATATCTAGATATGAAAAATTACTAGGAGGTTAAAACCGTAAGCCTGACAAGAATTACATGTACACTGCTGCTAATGGTTTTGACAAATATTGTTTCAGCGTCCACCAGAGCCTAATGCACATCATGGTGAAGACATCATAACTTGGGCAGATGCATAGGATGAAGCTGTTGTCGAGTGCACCGGAGAGAAGAGGAACGGCCGTGGCGGCATCTCCAGTTCACCCATGCTCCTCTCCAACATCTCTATAACCCTGCTCATGGATGGGCGGCTTTCAGGGTTCATCTGTATGCACCACAATCCAACCAAGGTCATCCTTCTTACGATTTCTTCAGTTCCATATTTGGCTTCGGATCCATGCAACTCCCTCGCCAAATTATCCCAAACCCAATGTGGAAAAAATGTTTCACTAGAGCTGTCTGCCTTTCCTTTCTGATCATTGTTCCCTTGGACCATTTCTAGGAGCATCATCCCGTAGCTGTAAACATCAGACTTTGTCGAGACGAGTCCAAAGCCTCTAGAGAACACTTCTGGTGTGATGAAACCAACCGTCCCTCTTGCTTCGGCCATTGAAAGGACGCTCTCCTTGAGGTGGCATAGCTTTGCCATACCAAAGTCTGCAATTTTGGGACATAACTCATCATCTAGAAGGATGTTGTTCGGCTTGATATCGAAATGGATGATGCAGGTGTTGCAACCCTGGTGTAGATACTCCAACCCTTGTGCGATACCGATCGCAAAACTTAGCATAGGAGTAGATCGGAATCAAACTAAGACAAAGAACACCTGACATGAAAACAAATGTCTCCAGACACTTATTGAATTTAAACCAACCTTAGAAAACTAAAAAGAGTCTACGGACTCTTCTATTCTAGCGAGATGCTAGACGAATAAAGAGCACTTGCTGCTCCACCCGCAGCGCTTCCTGCCTCTCCTCCAAACCCTCTATGCGCTCTCTGGTAGCGCGAATGCGCGCTTCTTTCGGCCTTCGGGGTCAACCCAGCGGCTTCTATGAGGAAGGCGGCGCAAAGGAGGCTCGAGGGAACATCCCCCATCCGATGGCTTCTTTGGAACTCTCTGAATAAATGTGCTTCTGCAAAGAACCATTGGACATGTACTCGTATACAAGTGCTCGGTGAGATCCATCTAAACAAAAACCGAGCAGACTGACAATGTTAACATGAGAAGTCCGGCCGATGCTCATAACTTCATTCAGAAAATCTTCTCCATTGCCTTTTGATCCTTTCAGTAGCTTCACTGCAACCATTCTGCCATCTTGCAGGCTTCCCTTGTGTACCACACCATATCCACCTTCTCCTAGCTCATCCTTGAATGATCTTGTTATTTTCTTCAGCTGTGAGTACTTGTACCTCTTCAGGGCAAGCGATTCACATTTTCTTAGCATTTCGTCGATATTTGATGTATTGCTAGAGTAAATTCTGAAGATTGCTGATCTGATATTTTTCTTCTGGCGGTACATCAGACAAGCAAGACAGGCGAAAAGCTAGCCGCAGCAGACAGCAAAACTGAAAGTGCAGAAGAGGTACAATTAGATGTGAGCAACTGAACATGAAGCAGCTTAAAACATTATGTATATACTATAAACCTTACCTATCAAAGTGAACTTTCTGTTGTGTTTAGTATCTGCATGAAGATGAACAGATTATCAATATAGTGATGGTATTGCATATTCTGACAGGAAATATGCATCGCATGGCAGACAGCTTACCACAGGTCGACTGGTGCATGCTAACGTCTGAGCAAAGGCACGTGAACGCTGATGTGTTGGCATCATAGCGGCACCGCCCACCGCTCGCCTTGCAGGCATTGCAATCGCCGACGGGCTCCCACTCCAACAAGAACCCGCCCTTTATGAGCTGTCTATAATTGGCCGCCGTCATGCCTGCCGGCGCCGCCCCGAGCACCGGAAATATGGCGGTCTCGCTGCTCCCTTCATTCGCCGGGGGCTGGCCCATGCCGTAGTTTCCCCCGAGGTACACGTACATGCCTCTGGTGTTGGGACTGCAGTTGGTCACCGGGGCAGCACCAGGCGGCGGACGCCTCTCCTTGCAGCTGTACAGCACGTAGAGCTCCCTGTTCCTGCGGCTGATGCTGAACCTGTCGGTGATGGCGAAGGCCGAGGACACGTTGAACAAGATGTTGCACGCGACATCGGCGGCCACGAGGACGTGGACGACGACGAGGGAGCGGTTGCCGTAGTCGATGTCAAGGACATTCATGTAGGAGGTGCCCACGAAAGCGCCGGCCGTGGAGTCGTTGCAGGTGAGCTGGAACGCCGGTGGGCCGCAGGAGAACCTGTCTTGGCCGGCCAGCCAGAACGGGTACGCCAAGGTGAGGTTCCCGCATGTCACCGGCGGGCAGCCTGCGTCTTGGGCGGTGCCATTGGCGGCGGCTGCCGGCGGATGCAAGGTGGACAAGATTGGTAAGATTGTTAGGAGTAGCAACGAGCTGGGATGCATGCCTGAATTTTGGATATTTCTTTCGTGTGCAGCAGAAAGCCCTCAGCTCGTTGGGACTAGAACAGTTCATCCTGGTTTTGCACTCAAGTTTGTGGTGCAGTTTGGACTTGTCTCGCCGCGAGCAGCCGGCTAATTTGACTTTGGCATTCCATGCCAAAAATGTCGTCTACCAGTCTGTTGGATAATCCAAACAATCTCTAGTAGTATACGTGTTGGATGTCTAGTAGTAGTCCGAGTACTAGTAAGTTTAGGTAGCTGAAAGTAAATCAAGTGAGTCCGGTTAGGACTTTGTGTCCGTATCACATTAGTTTTGGAGTCAGGTCGTGCACCTATATATATGCATCACCTTGCGTCGTTTGTAATCACCAGAAAAACGAAAAGCAATAAAGAGATATTACGAGGCACGACACGTGCCTCTGGCTAACTTCGAGTTGCTGCGTTCGTGTGCGTGTGTTCTGGTCCCGGTGTTTGCGTGAGCGCCGGCGAAATATCAAGTGCTACAGCTAGTTCGTATACGTCAAGACGAGTTGCGCGTACACGACCCGTCGAGCTGCAGCGTGATCGTGTGTTTGATCCTTGGGAAATTCCAACAATTGGTATCTAGAGCAAGGTGTGAAGGCTTCGCCGTCAAGTTACATCACGGCGGAGTTGAAGGATTCTTCGTCGCCCCGTCAAGTTGTGTCATGGACGACGGAAAATCGAAGAGGATCATGTCGACTTCGAAGGCGAGTGGTGGTGGTGTGACCATCCAGTTCCCCATGCTTGAAGGCGGCAATTATGGGGTGTGGGCTGCAAAGATGAAGATCTTCATGCGTGCACGTGGAGTCTGGGCAGCGGTGGAAGGTGATGGTGCGGTCGAGGAGATAAAGGACCAAGAAGCTTTCGCCGCCATAGCCCAAGGTGTGCCTGATGCCGTTTTCATGACCATATCGGAGAAAGAGACGGCAAAGGAAGCTTGGGAAGCTCTCAAGGAGATGCATGCTGGAGATGATCGTGCCAAGAAGGCTCGTGTTCAAGCTCTAAGGAGGGAGTTCGAGAGGATGAGCATGAAAGAATCAGAAGGGGTTGGTGAATTTGCGTTGAAGCTAACCTCCCTGGTTAATGAGATGCGGGCTCTCGGATCAAAGATGGAGGACATCGTAGTTGTGGAGAAGTTACTTCGAGCCGTTCCCAATAAGTTTTTACCGATCGTTGGCACCATAGAGCAGTGGGGCGATGTGACGAAGATGTCGGTGATGGAGGTGATCGGGAGGCTGAAGACCTATGAGTTGACGTTGAAGGGGCGTGAACGCGACCAAGAAGAAGAGCAGTTGATGTTCTCGCGTAGTAGGGAGAAAGATAAGCAGAAGTACCGGAAGTTCAACAAATCTAAAGTCCGTTGCTACAATTGTCAGGACCATGGACACTATTCGCGAGAGTGTCCTAATCCGCGGAAGGAGGCAAAGAAGGAGCACGGGACTCTACAACTAGCTGAAGTGGGCATGGATGATGACCCGAGATTGCTTTAAGGAAGAAGCGGCGgttgaaaaaaaaacaaaaaaaagagtcGTGTCTTTAGATTTGTTTGTGTCTGAGTCGTCTGTGTGTCTCGGCGAGAAGACGAAGGCCAGCGTGAAGATGGATGCGCACCGGTTAAGTTGAGTTCCTGCATGAGAGGCTATGTGTTTAGTCTACATGTAGCACGCTAAGATGTGACGGCGTGGACTGATAATCCAGACGATGTGTTGATTCAGAGTCTACGAGTCGAATGTTTGGATTAGGGGGTGATTGTTGGATAATCCAAACAATCTCTAGTAGTATACGTGTTGGATGTCTAGTAGTAGTCCGAGTACTAGTAAGTTTAGGTAGCTAAATTTGGTACGGTGCAATCAGCGTTGCCGGGTTTTAGATTAGGAAAG from Triticum urartu cultivar G1812 chromosome 3, Tu2.1, whole genome shotgun sequence encodes:
- the LOC125547728 gene encoding LEAF RUST 10 DISEASE-RESISTANCE LOCUS RECEPTOR-LIKE PROTEIN KINASE-like 2.1, translated to MHPSSLLLLTILPILSTLHPPAAAANGTAQDAGCPPVTCGNLTLAYPFWLAGQDRFSCGPPAFQLTCNDSTAGAFVGTSYMNVLDIDYGNRSLVVVHVLVAADVACNILFNVSSAFAITDRFSISRRNRELYVLYSCKERRPPPGAAPVTNCSPNTRGMYVYLGGNYGMGQPPANEGSSETAIFPVLGAAPAGMTAANYRQLIKGGFLLEWEPVGDCNACKASGGRCRYDANTSAFTCLCSDVSMHQSTCGKLSAMRCIFPLFACLACLMYRQKKNIRSAIFRIYSSNTSNIDEMLRKCESLALKRYKYSQLKKITRSFKDELGEGGYGVVHKGSLQDGRMVAVKLLKGSKGNGEDFLNEVMSIGRTSHVNIVSLLGFCLDGSHRALVYEYMSNGSLQKHIYSESSKEAIGWGIFLSFAIGIAQGLEYLHQGCNTCIIHFDIKPNNILLDDELCPKIADFGMAKLCHLKESVLSMAEARGTVGFITPEVFSRGFGLVSTKSDVYSYGMMLLEMVQGNNDQKGKADSSSETFFPHWVWDNLARELHGSEAKYGTEEIVRRMTLVGLWCIQMNPESRPSMSRVIEMLERSMGELEMPPRPFLFSPVHSTTASSYASAQVMMSSP